The following is a genomic window from Cygnus atratus isolate AKBS03 ecotype Queensland, Australia chromosome 8, CAtr_DNAZoo_HiC_assembly, whole genome shotgun sequence.
ATCTTCAGTAGGTCATTTGAGCAAGATTATTTAACAACAAGCACATGACCAGGcactttgattttcttcctctattcTAGCAGTAACAAAAGTTCGAGGTGTCCAGCAATACATAACTCATGCTTGAGGGGTTTTCCCTCAGTAACTTAAAAGTAATACCTGCAATTACTGAAATTCTTATTTGTTAAAACATATGAATACTGATTCAGATAAAGGCAAATCTGTGTTCTTTGTGCTTCTAGCAGTTATGTCAAAGctgatgtgtatatatatatagtatatatactTTCTTTTAGCCAGGTCACTAATCGCCAGAGCTGCAGCTAGTAGTTTGCTTTCCTTACTGGTCTTTGTGTTATAAAAACAGAGTTTGAGAACCTGTTTAACTTCTCATTTCTTGAGACAAGACCAGACACGGTCAGAAATGGATCGTTCTTGGATACTGAGGCATCGTGAAGACATTCTTATCTTAGGCAGTTGCAAGTATCATACAAGTAATTACAAATCTTTGGGTAGAGTATTTTTTCAGCTACTACATTTTACACACATTTTCGCTAAATCCTAATTTTTAAACGTTTATTAAgtaccattttttcctcaatataACCAGTAGGGTGAGTATGCAAGAGCTGAGCAGTAAAGAAAATTAGAAGCTACTTGAATTTGAATTCAGTTTTAGCAAGATATTCCATATATTTCAAgctcataaaacattttgtgagGAAATAACAGTTCTGTGATGTTTTCATGCCTCTAACACTTATCATTTAACCCTTCCTTCCGTGACACTTTCAATTTTTacactttcatttttacttcatcattaaccttaaaaataacagatttgtATTAAAAGATGTGACAGAAAATACTAATTAGATGCAAAGTACTATCTAATCTGGTGACAAGCAACCATTACGATTAttgttcagaaaaggaaaaaccctTGAGggcctgtttttttcctaccagCTACACCAATTACTTGTCTTTGATCTCAGTGGTGCAAGAACAAACACTCATGTTTGACTGGGGTATGAACTTCCTTAGgttgctttatttccttctacGAACAGGATCGGTCTTCCTCTAAATCATGGAAGACTATAGACAGTTTGCTGTTTTGCAGTGCTAATGTGTCAGAcaaaaataacctgaaaaaatacataagtaCCATTCACTGACGTTATATATCCACAATTACATTTctcatgttatttattttgtggatgCTCATAGAGAATTCATtgaacaaaatttcatttttaataactgaagatatttattttcccaaaatactttctaaaagaaattttaaaagagaattagaATTTTTAAGTCTCCGAAGTTTCTAGAAATCATGCACCTCTACACTAAGTTaccctgtatttttttctcatgcaaaacaaagcatcaGATGGGCAACTTCCTGTAGCTACATTAAAGctggagggggaggaggaggaggtctgGGTTGAAAAATACCTCACACAACCCTAAATTCATGCTGAAAAGTTAGTTTTTCAATGTTTGCATAAAAactcatttctttcagaaaaaatagatgagaatttaaaactatttcatgtcataacttttttttttccagtatcaTTATGACTAGTCTTTCTGAATCATTCCCTGTTACTTCCAAGTTTTTAAACAGGCTTTtctaaaaaatcaaaaactacaggaataaaaatgaaaaagaaattcaccCTGTATTTGTGAAAAGTGAATTTGATTAAGCTTTaactttaaattacattaaattgtATTAATTGTAGATTGAAGACTTCTTTCTCCTGACAAAGGACATTAATCTTATTTGTTAGTGTAGATAATTCGAACATATTTTGCTATAGAATACAGAACACAATCCTTATGGACTATCAGTTTCAGAGGGTAGTACAGacataatattaaaaaaagacttcatATAGATATATGGTCAAGTGGTATCTTGCACAGAAACATTACGAACTCAATCACATGTCCCACGATATATTTAATGACTTCAGTTTCAGGTAAAAGAGCCAAGTTTCACATTGAAGTCCAAACCCATCTCTAGGTGTGGTGAGAGCTTACCACAGGCACTCCGCTTGTAcggaaacaaagcaaacaattcACAGCGTGATGGCAacctgctctcctgcagccacccGAATGTGCAGCGCAGATTAGCTGTGTGATCGCAGAGCCCTTCCACATGCACAGACTTTGGCCCATAAAGTGCTGATTCTACACAGACTATGAACatacttttcagtatttatcaATACATTTATCTACAGCCCCTGGTTGTTCAAGTTCTAAAACTGTGTTAGTTCAAATTCTGATTgtattaaaacttttttataCGTCTTTATTATGTTCTTCACTAGCACTTACCCATCAGTGTCTGTAATATCATACTCCCATATTCTGTGAGGTGTTTAAATTATATCTATGTAGAGGAGAAGACACTGACTAGTGACctgagataaagacagaaatgtgGACAGCCAAAGTAAATTCAGTTCTAACTGTACTTTAAAGGGAAAATCTACTATGTTTTATCTTATAATATTAAAAGTAGAAGCTAATATACTCATGATTAAAAagaacaggtattttttttgatttcctAGCACAGTGTTTATTATGTGCTATTAATTTGTATCCAAAAAAGACCATGACAGCTTTAGCACAGTTTCTGAACTGGTATCTAAATGTGCTGTACTCCTACTGGTACTGGCTGGACAGAGACATCTAACTGCAGccacttttattttccctttgcaaaGAAGAACcaagaaagtttgttttaacTCCTCTGTAGCTCATCTGTATCAAGATACTTCagaatatgtatttatacagaCTGTAATACAATACTGAACATCAGACTCGCTGAACACCTCATagagaacatatttttcaaactaCGAATATGGTAAAACCCAAGTATTTTAACAGAATCTTCACAAAACTGTTGTTTTGATGTATATTACACTAAACAGTACAATCATGGGGCTTTTGTAAACATAATTTTCTAACCAAAGTGCATTGTTTTGCAATACCCGTGAGACGTAACCTACCGGCTTATAAGTTCTTTGAACTGTCTATATTGATTTGTTGGAGAAGCTGATAAAAAATTAATCGAATGCCTGAAAAAAAGGCTGGAGCACTTGTtaagaaaaaagtacttttaaaatttagtaacttttaaagagtatttttcaaaaacaatgaGAAACTCATTTTCTGACAAAGTGCTAATTCTTTAGATATTCTTTAGCTATCAAAATATCTTAtacacatctgaaaataaatactcaaTTGTTAATTTTGAGataacaaacattaaaatgtacAGAATCTACTAAAGTTTAGGTTTTGTATGtctaatataaaaatatatatatttaactaaAAACATATACTGTATAGAATGATATATACCAAAAAAATCTTCGTTGATGTTCTTACGCAGACGTCATTCTTGTTGAAAACCGGTGCACAAAACTTCAGCCCTCAAAAACAAGaatgtaaatacattaaaatacagcTAACTTCATTATATTGTCAGTAGATGTCTGACTTGGAAATTCCAAGCTACATCTGAAACAATATCAAGTTTGAGCACAGAAAAACTCAAGAGTCTTCCTGATCTGGAGAAGTTCGGGTCTGACCACCATTTTGTGTGTTACACAGAGATATTCAAATGACAGTGTAGTAAGTGCTCCCATGGATGCGTCACATGGccaaagaatgaataaaaaatgatttaattgcattaatttcCTCAGTTATGCATTTGGTACAAATGTATAATAGCAGTAAATATATAACACAAGTTCCTGCCCCactggtattttatttctggGCTTTTTTGAGCTTCTGCTTGTCATCATTGTCTGGCGAGTTACTATGATGTTTAAATACACACTTTGTATTGTCTTAGTTTGCCAACTGCAAGTGAATGGCAACAGGTcaattgcaaatgaaatatttttctccatcacagatttaaaaatgataGCTAATTTAGGTAGCCACTGAGATTAACTACTTACTTATCAAAATGAGGAAATTAACACATGAAAACAACTACTGTTACTGGTACACCTGAAGAAGGGAGGTATTTATAACTACATTTTAGTACAGTACCAGAGATCATTAAAAGCAGAAGCGAATATGTAACCGTATGAGCAGGGAGGGTAAACAGCAAAGGTTAATAAAACCTTCCTGTCAGAACCCGAGCCTCCGCATGACTGGAATTCAAAGGAAATACCGTACCTAACGCAGCCCGTAAATGTCAGAGGAGCGGGCTAAGCAAATCACGAGGGGCATTTCACGGGATTTCCCCACACGACCTCCCGCGGAGGCGATCCCGCTCCTCTCCCCGCCTCACGACGCCTGCCCGCCGCCATGCGGCCCCGGGCGCCCGCCCTCAGAAAAgcgcgggcggcgcggcgcctCCTGGCGGGGCGAGAGCGCCCGGCCCGGGCGGCTGAGGAGCGGGGCCGCCGGCCTCAGGGCTTCCGCCTGACGGAGGAAGAGCGGCCGCAAGGAGCCGGCGGCTTCTTCCTCCCGAGGGCACACCGTGAGGAGCGAGggctccctctgcctcccaggaGGGAGCTCCATGATCAAAATTGCACCCAGCAAGTCTGTCCCCttcaaaatgccattttaactttcaaataaTACACCAAATGAAGTTATGAAAGGCTCTTTCTGTCATGGTGAGGTGCAGAGCGTAGTTATTAACACAAAGGCTCTTAGTCTGGGCACAGAGCAGGCTTATTTGTCACATTATCAGGACTTCATATAGCACTGTATGATGTAATGGCCCAGTGTAGAAGCACTTGCCTTgggaaagaccttcaagatcatcaagcccaaccatcaacctgaccaGCTGTGTGCCATCACTAAAGCATGTCCCCCAGTGCCACATCCACATATCCCTGAAatacctgcagggatggggactccacccccccccccaaggcagCCCATTCCAACACTTGGCCACAGGTCCAGTTTCACTTCTgaataacagcagaaaacattctAGTCACAACAGGAAAAGAGATACATATTCCACTGGAGTAGACTACACAAAGACCTCCTACGAATTGCTGTTATCATTTCTGTGACATTTCAAAGTGAATGGAGCTAGCTACAACTAAAGTAAATTTTACATTAGACTAGCCCTgactttcctccttttcataTGCTAGGATAAGAAAGTTTGATATCAGGTAATTTCATGTTCGACCACATTGCATTAGTATTCATTCACTTATCTTGAATCAGTTATTTATATGCAACTCCCATATAACCATGGGGTTATTTGCAAGGGTTTGTTTAGTGCCTGGAAGCATCCTGACACTCCTGTTACTAATCCAACAACCCCAGGATGTTAACCTAATTTGTTATCTTCATGAGAAGAACATGGATTTTAATCACtaagcaaaatgattttaacTAAGCATCACTTCCACACTTCCTCAGGAATATTTGTTAATTTGTTATAGTTAAGCAAGACCAAgagattaactttttttaaaatatttagtgcAGTAAGCCTTCTGCAAGAAACCTgtttccccacacacacttcACAGGTTTACTACTCAAGGCATGTGACATTCACTCTTGACTCATCTAAATAGCCCTGGGCCTCAACTTTGCTACTATTCATTTTAACAGGATAGAACTTGTTTACTAATTGAGGAGTTAAAGGCAGGCTTTTAGGcatttatactttttaaagtttaaattaacCTTTACAGGTTCATAAAGATCACAAAGCTCTAACATACTTGTATCACAAAGCAATAGCACCTTCCCCAAATCTGAAGGTCAGGACTTTTATTACAAGGCACCTGTAACCATGAAGCTACACAGCTGTGATGTAACTTAAGGCCATAGCCATATGTTTTGAGTCTCACAGTATGCACATAATCAATTGTGGTACAAAGATGAAAGGCAAGGCTGAGCAAATCAGAGTACCATGGTTTATAGTGCCACCCTTTTGATCTTATCCATTAGCTTTAAGTCTTATGATCAACTGGCATATTCTCAATCCTCCCAAGACTTCCACTCCACATAATGGGAGAGATTAGGGATGAATCTTATATATCCAAGGaattttgctttccagaaggCCCAGTCTTCTCTAGAGTTTCCAAATTGGATGTTAAGGTTCCTAGAAGGTTTGCGTATGCAATCAGTTTTGACTAAAAGAGATGCAGAAACAAGTTTACACTACATATGAAAACACACCTAGCCTTTATCAGTCATATTTGTGCTTCATGATCTGGACACTGCATTACTGCTAAAGTCTAATAGAATCTGATCTAGCCATGTTCCTCTACCTATATTCAAGGCTCCTCTTCTAACAAGAACTTCACTACTGCAACATGAGAACTGAAGTGTTAGTACCTCCAATCTAATGGAGCTGTCTAAGGACTCTGGGAATTGAGTTACCTACAGGCAGCTCAGTAGACTGAGCTTTTAACTAGCaatctttgctgctgtttaaaaGTTGTGTTACTGAACCAGAGGATTACACCACAGCTCATGTTATTGTTCCCATGGTCCCCTCTACAGGGATCAACGCAGATTTTATATTCTAGTGAATGAATCTGACCACTACTGACCAGCAAAATGGAAGCGCTCTTCCAGCTCTTTGACTACATAAGACCAATACACAGCATGCTTTTTCCACAAGTTTAATAGTTACAAAAGAATACCACTGCTCTATATGCAACACATGGCTAACCACATACAATGCATTGTCACTAAAGTCAATAGGGCATGATGTACAGATATTGATCATTAGGATTTTCTATGAAGGTACTATCAACAGAACAAACTTTCCTTCAAGTAAAAAAGTTACTGTTTATACCTATAGCATGATCCCTTGACTCAAATGCAATGATTTAGTCAAAGTTCAGTAACTGATACTTGCTCTTTCTGTAAGGCATACTAGTTTCCACTCAGACTGAAAGTTTACTTCTGCTTGGAGAaatattctttgcttttctgaacaTCAGGCTTGATTGTGTCACTGCCAGGCTTCCAGCCAGCTGGGCACACTGAAATGATAAGAACATGCAAGTCTTATTCCACAGGAGTGGTTAGTGTTTCATACAAAGCATACTAACAACTCAAAACCTGTAACAATTTCGCAAGGTACATTAATCAGTTTCATCacatcagttatttttaatccttttcatTTGCTTACTAGGTAGTAGCACCCGAGGAACCCAGTGTCTGTCCATGCAACAGTGGGCCCTCTACACATGCACGCCTTCCCATCTTTCATGGAAGTTTCACAGCAAGGGAACATCAACTCCAGCAGTCTGGGTCAGGAGGCATCTTTACAACTACTACAATGTACTTCCCCAGAGCCAATCAAGCCTACTTCTCCCCCATCTTAAAATCGATCCTACTCCCATCCTCCAGTTTagtgggggaaggggaagaagagttAAACTGTCTCTAATCCCACTCTGTGGGCATCAGGAGACAACCACAATGCAGAGGTAGCACAGCCTCAAAACTGCAGTGACACAAGCAGCATTCTTTGGAGTCTTCCTTTTATACAGCTAAGGAAGGCCTGATGCTTGCTTTACGCAAGCCTGGTCATTAAAGCTGTGACATCTCAGCTTCGGAGTGTCACTATAGACTTCTGGTCTAGCCTGGTTTAGATGAGACTGCAGCCGTAGTTCTGGAGGAAAAGCTTCTGCCAGCTTCTGACTACTCCAGAGGAGTAGCAACCTCCGCCCTTCCCCTTCAACATTTGACAAATACTCAATGGACCATGAATTGGAGTAGGATTATGCAGTGACAAATCGCTTTACAGAACCAGCTTCATTACAAGAGGCACAATCAATCACTTGCTGTGAACAAATCTATACATGTACGTAGTACCTTTCAGTAAGGTTATTAAACCTGTTTAGTTAATACTGTTCTCTTGAGAGCTATTTAGAATTAGATGCAAGAACCCTTACCTTCTCCATGTTTATCTGTAAATTGGAAAGCCTGCACAAGCCTGAGGGTTTCATCAACAGAACGGCCAACAGGAAGATCGTTGATTGTTATCTGCCTCAAGATCCCCTTCTCATCAATTATGAACAGACCCCTACAAAGACAGACCTGGGGTTAAACACAGGTTCTGAAAGATTTGTCTGAAGTGAGTTGCAAAACCAAGCTGAATATTCTACCACACCAATAAGTTGTGTAATGTAGTATTACTgatctcttcctttccccacaACTAAAAACCTTGTGTATACTCAGTACTGACGCATTAACAGTTGAAATCCTTACATTCAACAGTAGCTAGGAGACAGGAGGTAGCTGTTACTCTCCTGCacttgttttgatttaaagaagACACTAGTGGAAAGACAaagtggaagagaaacaaagaaaaatggagctAAAGAAGAGACATTGCtgtattcagagaaaaatatatgcagTTCTTAAAAAGACAGTCTGACTTCAGCAGTGGCCAGTTAGTCTAAGAGTCAGCAGAAGTTCAGCTCCCTCAGCAACTTTAACTGAACAGCTGACTAAAAGATAAGGCTTGCTTTTTAATTCTAAAGTACTTTAATCACCAATTACCTGTAATCACTTTCAGAACGAGGTAGGACTTTCATTAGCCATGTTTATATAAGCTCACCTGCATGAGACTCCTGCTTCATGTAGATATGTAAGACTCCAAGTAATACAGTTAtcaaagggaagcagcaggccTTTATCTAGCTTACCAAAACCATAAGAAGTCTAAACACTAAGGAGAACCAAGTAACATCTCCTCTCGTTAGAGTGTTTGATAGCTTAAAGCAGTATACATCTAGAATAGCTAAgaacttcagtttgtttttaagtgttcaAGTACACACAAGTTCTGTGTTAATCTGTATTGCAACATGCAACCTTAACAAGGAGTTCACCTTAGTGCACATTACCTGTACGCAATACCTTCATCCTCTTTAAGCACTCCATAGTCTTTGGCAATGACACGTTTTGTGTCAGAAACCAATGGAATTTTCATAGTTCCCAAACCACCTTGTTTCTTGGGAGTGTTGATCCTAAAAAGtagaagttaaatatttaagaaaaaatggaCAGTTCAAAGCATAAAGTACAACAGAAGC
Proteins encoded in this region:
- the PRDX1 gene encoding peroxiredoxin-1 gives rise to the protein MSSGKAFIGKPAPDFTATAVMPDGQFKDIKLSDYKGKYVVFFFYPLDFTFVCPTEIIAYSDRADEFKKINCEIIGASVDSHFCHLAWINTPKKQGGLGTMKIPLVSDTKRVIAKDYGVLKEDEGIAYRGLFIIDEKGILRQITINDLPVGRSVDETLRLVQAFQFTDKHGEVCPAGWKPGSDTIKPDVQKSKEYFSKQK